The following coding sequences lie in one Mustelus asterias chromosome 8, sMusAst1.hap1.1, whole genome shotgun sequence genomic window:
- the LOC144496891 gene encoding alpha-1,3-mannosyl-glycoprotein 2-beta-N-acetylglucosaminyltransferase-like, with amino-acid sequence MLRRTNVIVWGVLLFIGWNLLLLFFLLGRPPAGGTPDPDQLTREVVRVAEEVESELENQKKLLQQIQQHRGLWQRGKAPGAGGSSPPAGDPQVSDVVLPVLVIGCDRPTIRRCLDKLLHYRPSKELYPILVSQDCGHEETARVIASYGEQVMHIRQPDLSDLRVPPEHRKFQGYYKIARHYRWALNQVFHTFKYQAAVIVEDDLEVAPDFFEYFRALFPLMLEDPSLWCASAWNDNGKEQMVDTKQPEALYRTDFFPGLGWMLLKATWEELEPKWPGAFWDDWMRSPAQRRGRSCVRPEVSRTMTFGRKGVSNGQFFDQHLKFIKLNDRFVPFTQLDLSYLKKERYDLAFPQLVYGAPALRVEELQRSERAELRQVRVQYSTRDTFKAFSKALGVMDDLKSGVPRAGYRGIVTFMYRGRRVYLAPPKDWTGYDPSWS; translated from the coding sequence ATGCTGCGGCGGACCAATGTGATAGTCTGGGGGGTGCTGCTCTTCATCGGCTGGAACCTGCTTCTGCTCTTCTTCCTGCTGGGCCGCCCGCCCGCCGGGGGGACCCCCGACCCCGATCAGCTGACCCGCGAGGTGGTCAGGGTGGCCGAGGAGGTGGAGTCGGAGCTGGAGAACCAGAAGAAGCTGCTTCAGCAGATCCAGCAGCACCGGGGCCTGTGGCAGCGGGGGAAGgcgccgggggcgggggggagcagcCCTCCGGCCGGGGACCCCCAAGTCAGCGACGTGGTGCTGCCGGTGCTGGTGATCGGCTGCGACCGCCCGACCATCCGGCGGTGCCTGGACAAGCTGCTACACTACCGGCCCTCCAAGGAGCTCTACCCCATCCTGGTGAGCCAAGACTGCGGCCACGAGGAGACGGCCAGGGTCATCGCCTCATACGGCGAGCAGGTGATGCACATCCGTCAGCCGGACCTGtccgacctgcgggtgccgcccgAGCATCGCAAGTTCCAGGGCTACTACAAGATCGCTCGGCACTACCGCTGGGCCCTCAACCAGGTCTTCCACACCTTCAAGTACCAGGCGGCCGTCATTGTAGAGGACGACCTGGAGGTGGCGCCCGACTTCTTTGAGTACTTCCGGGCCCTGTTCCCGCTGATGCTGGAGGATCCCAGCCTCTGGTGTGCCTCGGCCTGGAACGACAACGGCAAGGAACAGATGGTGGACACCAAGCAGCCCGAGGCCCTGTATCGCACGGACTTTTTCCCGGGCCTGGGCTGGATGCTGCTGAAGGCCACCTGGGAGGAGCTGGAGCCCAAGTGGCCCGGTGCCTTCTGGGACGACTGGATGCGCAGCCCGGCCCAGCGCCGCGGCCGCTCCTGCGTGCGACCCGAGGTCTCTCGCACCATGACCTTTGGCCGCAAGGGGGTCAGCAATGGGCAGTTCTTTGACCAGCACCTCAAGTTCATCAAACTGAACGACCGCTTCGTGCCTTTCACCCAACTGGACCTGTCCTACCTCAAGAAGGAGCGCTATGACCTGGCCTTCCCCCAGCTGGTGTACGGCGCGCCGGCCCTGCGGGTGGAGGAGCTGCAGCGCAGTGAGCGTGCTGAGCTGCGCCAGGTACGGGTCCAGTACTCCACCCGGGACACTTTCAAAGCCTTCTCCAAAGCCCTGGGCGTCATGGACGACCTCAAGTCCGGTGTGCCCCGAGCCGGCTACCGGGGCATTGTCACCTTCATGTACCGTGGCCGACGGGTCTACTTGGCACCCCCCAAAGACTGGACTGGCTATGACCCCTCCTGGAGTTAG